A genomic region of Microtus ochrogaster isolate Prairie Vole_2 unplaced genomic scaffold, MicOch1.0 UNK4, whole genome shotgun sequence contains the following coding sequences:
- the LOC101998546 gene encoding small ubiquitin-related modifier 2: MADEKPKEGVKTENNDHINLKVAGQDGSVVQFKIKRHTPLSKLMKAYCERQGLSMRQIRFRFDGQPINETDTPAQLEMEDEDTIDVFQQQTGGVY, encoded by the coding sequence ATGGCCGACGAGAAACCCAAGGAAGGAGTCAAGACTGAGAACAACGACCATATTAATTTGAAGGTGGCGGGGCAGGATGGCTCTGTGGTGCAGTTTAAAATTAAGAGGCATACACCACTTAGTAAACTAATGAAAGCCTATTGTGAACGACAGGGTTTGTCAATGAGGCAGATCAGATTCCGGTTTGATGGACAGCCAATCAATGAAacagacacacctgcacagtTGGAAATGGAGGATGAAGATACGATTGACGTGTTCCAGCAGCAGACAGGAGGTGTCTACTAA